In Promicromonospora sp. Populi, one genomic interval encodes:
- a CDS encoding helix-turn-helix transcriptional regulator, translating into MSTDTLPTPLKKRLMTPEELADYLSVTLHCVYAWSSRGGGPRVLRVGGRLRYRETDVEAWLDSVGDERKAG; encoded by the coding sequence ATGAGCACCGACACGCTCCCGACGCCCCTCAAGAAGAGACTGATGACGCCCGAGGAACTCGCCGACTATCTCAGCGTGACGCTCCACTGCGTCTACGCCTGGTCCAGCCGCGGGGGCGGTCCCCGCGTGCTGCGCGTCGGCGGTCGACTGCGGTATCGCGAGACCGACGTCGAGGCCTGGCTAGACAGCGTCGGCGACGAGCGGAAGGCCGGCTGA
- the xerC gene encoding tyrosine recombinase XerC yields MGRGRPPLEPGRWGEINPKEVRPGVWRARTKYRAFTGATSEPEAFGKSRGAAKRKLEDKLHAMSGTGAADGVVPITSTTKMTDAIDEWVRERKQEGEDGITSQSLITYGSTIKNHVRPGLGKLRVREVTPVAVNRLLAALHAAGKYDTARQANNVLTQIMGMCVRYGAIATNPVRDAAPVRKPRRRKEIRTLSLDEVAILRKAVRVWEDRPAKRGVRNVTLLPEIVDTMLGTGLRIGEVLALREEDLDLHSEAPTLTVNGTVVRAEVPDANGDPKRRLIRQTKPKTDSSVHTVTLPGFVVAAIRTALDLALDGGPDGLLFPSTAGTVRSPGRVREQLKQALHGTGVTVRPHDFRRTVADHLDEEVDTKTAAAQLGHSSEATTLRHYVRRKNIAPDVRTVLDMLIAGTTDSPAEEKSGN; encoded by the coding sequence ATGGGCCGGGGCCGTCCGCCACTGGAGCCCGGACGCTGGGGCGAGATCAACCCGAAAGAGGTCCGTCCCGGCGTGTGGCGCGCACGCACCAAGTACCGCGCGTTTACTGGCGCCACCAGCGAGCCCGAAGCGTTCGGTAAGTCCAGGGGCGCCGCGAAGCGAAAGCTGGAAGACAAGCTGCACGCGATGTCCGGCACCGGCGCCGCCGATGGCGTTGTGCCCATCACGAGCACGACGAAAATGACCGACGCAATCGATGAATGGGTTCGTGAGCGCAAACAGGAGGGGGAAGACGGCATCACGTCTCAGTCGCTCATCACGTACGGGAGCACGATCAAGAACCACGTACGCCCCGGGCTCGGAAAACTGCGGGTGCGCGAGGTCACCCCGGTAGCCGTGAACCGACTACTCGCAGCGCTCCACGCCGCCGGGAAGTACGACACTGCACGCCAGGCAAACAACGTCCTGACACAGATCATGGGTATGTGCGTGCGGTATGGCGCCATCGCAACGAACCCTGTCCGCGACGCCGCGCCGGTACGCAAACCTCGCCGGCGCAAAGAGATCCGCACACTGTCGCTGGATGAGGTCGCCATCCTCAGGAAGGCGGTGCGCGTCTGGGAGGATCGTCCAGCGAAGCGGGGCGTACGGAACGTCACGCTCCTACCCGAAATCGTGGACACGATGCTCGGCACCGGGCTCCGGATCGGTGAGGTTCTCGCTCTCCGCGAGGAAGACCTGGACCTCCACAGCGAGGCTCCAACGCTGACCGTCAACGGGACCGTCGTTCGCGCCGAGGTGCCCGACGCAAACGGGGATCCCAAGAGGCGACTCATTCGGCAGACGAAGCCCAAGACCGATTCCTCGGTTCACACGGTGACCCTTCCCGGGTTCGTCGTCGCCGCAATACGGACCGCTCTGGACCTCGCGCTCGACGGCGGCCCGGACGGTCTGCTGTTCCCGTCGACTGCGGGGACGGTGCGCTCGCCAGGCCGGGTGCGCGAGCAACTGAAGCAAGCGCTGCACGGTACGGGCGTGACCGTGCGTCCGCATGACTTCCGCCGGACGGTCGCTGACCACCTTGACGAGGAAGTCGACACGAAGACCGCCGCCGCCCAGCTCGGGCACTCATCGGAGGCGACGACGCTGCGGCACTACGTGCGGCGGAAGAACATCGCACCCGATGTTCGGACGGTTCTCGACATGCTCATCGCGGGTACGACGGACAGCCCTGCCGAGGAAAAAAGCGGGAATTAG
- a CDS encoding GntR family transcriptional regulator, which produces MPTPAHKEPLLEVAAEPPGAGPSEPSAPSEAEPAEARAGDLVERTAAAIRSWIITGTAQPGERLSEKAVAETLDVSRNTLREAFRVLTHENLLVRRPHAGVMVAVPTLASILDIYRVRRMIEGQALRGALPGHPATAIMGEAVASAERARDKKDWRAAGTANMEFHRGIVALCDSAHLDRLYATVSAELRLAFGLLANPEYLHAPYVARNARILEMTLAGESAAAAAELDDYLVQSERTVAAAYSRRASHEQA; this is translated from the coding sequence ATGCCGACGCCCGCTCACAAAGAGCCCCTTCTCGAGGTCGCGGCAGAGCCGCCGGGGGCCGGACCGTCAGAGCCGTCAGCGCCGTCAGAGGCCGAACCGGCGGAGGCCAGGGCCGGCGACCTTGTCGAGCGCACGGCGGCCGCGATCCGCTCGTGGATCATCACGGGGACGGCGCAGCCCGGCGAACGACTCTCGGAGAAGGCGGTCGCCGAAACCCTCGACGTCTCGCGCAACACGCTTCGCGAGGCGTTTCGCGTGCTGACGCACGAGAACCTGCTCGTGCGGCGCCCGCATGCCGGGGTCATGGTCGCCGTGCCCACGCTCGCGTCCATCCTCGACATCTATCGTGTGCGCCGGATGATCGAGGGGCAGGCCCTCCGGGGAGCACTGCCGGGCCACCCGGCGACCGCGATCATGGGCGAGGCGGTCGCGAGCGCGGAGCGGGCACGCGACAAGAAGGACTGGCGCGCGGCCGGAACGGCCAACATGGAGTTCCATCGCGGCATCGTCGCGCTCTGCGACAGCGCGCACCTGGACCGGCTCTACGCCACGGTCTCGGCCGAGCTTCGCCTCGCGTTCGGCCTGCTCGCGAACCCGGAGTACCTGCACGCCCCCTATGTGGCGCGCAACGCCCGAATCCTGGAGATGACCCTCGCCGGGGAGAGCGCGGCGGCCGCGGCGGAGCTGGACGACTACCTCGTCCAGTCGGAGCGTACGGTCGCTGCCGCCTACTCCCGGCGCGCCTCGCACGAACAAGCCTGA
- a CDS encoding DUF4956 domain-containing protein codes for MNQLMLYAVDLVAVTILTFALYFPRHRRRDLVVALLGVNVGVLAVSATLSASAVAAGLGLGLFGVLSIIRLRSSELSQTEVAYYFASLALGLLGGLGTSTGWVGIAGSGLILLVMALGDHSRLFARHHSQLVVLDRAITDRDDLVGHLEQLLGARVHAVSVQRLDLVNDSTVVDVRYSEARRLPIVTDDGTGAPTTLHEGTVAGGRPELAAAR; via the coding sequence ATGAACCAGCTCATGCTCTACGCGGTCGACCTCGTCGCCGTCACCATCCTGACCTTCGCCCTGTACTTCCCCCGGCACCGCCGTCGCGACCTCGTCGTTGCGCTCCTCGGCGTCAACGTGGGCGTGCTCGCCGTGTCCGCCACGCTCTCCGCGAGCGCCGTCGCGGCCGGCCTGGGGCTCGGCCTGTTCGGCGTGCTGTCGATCATCCGGCTGCGCTCCTCGGAGCTGTCGCAGACCGAGGTCGCCTACTACTTCGCGTCGCTCGCACTCGGCCTGCTGGGTGGGCTCGGGACGAGCACCGGCTGGGTCGGGATCGCGGGCAGCGGCCTGATCCTGCTGGTCATGGCGCTGGGTGATCACTCGCGCTTGTTCGCCCGGCACCACAGCCAGCTGGTGGTGCTGGACCGTGCCATCACCGACCGGGACGATCTGGTCGGGCATCTGGAGCAGCTGCTGGGGGCGCGCGTTCACGCGGTCTCCGTGCAGCGCCTGGACCTTGTGAACGACTCGACCGTGGTGGACGTCCGCTACTCCGAGGCGCGCCGCCTGCCCATCGTGACCGACGACGGCACCGGTGCGCCGACCACCCTGCACGAGGGGACCGTGGCCGGCGGACGCCCGGAGCTGGCGGCAGCACGATGA
- a CDS encoding polyphosphate polymerase domain-containing protein, which yields MIDALDPVTLDELNEVAALQTRRDRKYVLTPDELDDLLAVLPPARVLEIDGARSFAYDSTYFDTPDLDAYRLSATRRRRRFKVRTRTYVDTGSCFVEVKTRAGRGTTVKERQPHDDADHLGVASTFVSARLADAGAPPAPTLTPTLRSRYRRTTLLLDDARVTLDTGLVWDLLMPGSAGPQTGPHADPHTASTVRRSAAIGDLVVVETKTADGSGPSSVDRLLWRAGHRPDRISKYATGLAVLLPELPDAPWRRLVRRRLAMSLPIPTTTDLTSERTPS from the coding sequence ATGATCGATGCCCTCGACCCCGTCACGCTCGACGAGCTGAACGAAGTCGCCGCCCTGCAGACGCGCCGCGACCGCAAGTACGTGCTGACCCCGGACGAGCTCGACGACCTGCTGGCCGTGCTCCCGCCGGCCCGGGTGCTGGAGATCGACGGTGCCCGCTCGTTCGCCTACGACTCCACCTACTTCGACACCCCTGACCTCGACGCCTATCGCCTTTCGGCGACGCGCCGCCGTCGTCGGTTCAAGGTCCGCACGCGGACCTATGTCGACACCGGGTCCTGCTTTGTCGAGGTGAAGACCCGTGCGGGCCGTGGCACCACGGTCAAGGAGCGGCAGCCGCACGACGACGCCGACCACCTCGGCGTCGCCTCCACCTTCGTCTCGGCCCGTCTGGCCGACGCCGGCGCGCCGCCGGCGCCCACGCTCACCCCGACCCTGCGGTCGCGCTACCGCCGCACCACCCTCCTGCTCGACGACGCCCGCGTCACCCTCGACACCGGCCTCGTCTGGGACCTGCTCATGCCGGGCAGCGCCGGGCCGCAGACCGGGCCGCACGCCGACCCGCACACCGCGTCGACCGTGCGCCGCAGCGCCGCGATCGGCGACCTCGTGGTGGTCGAGACCAAGACCGCGGACGGCTCCGGACCCTCGTCCGTGGACCGCCTGCTCTGGCGGGCCGGGCATCGGCCCGACCGCATCTCCAAGTACGCGACCGGGCTGGCCGTCCTGCTGCCCGAGCTGCCGGACGCGCCCTGGCGGCGCCTCGTCCGACGGCGGCTCGCGATGAGCCTGCCCATCCCCACGACCACTGACCTGACCAGCGAGAGGACTCCCTCATGA
- a CDS encoding carbohydrate-binding domain-containing protein, translating into MKIRRPHPVLTATLSGALVLGVLAGCSTAATESTSGTSTTTTTTTSDVASTVSDALVGNEDYTALAALADETWDTSTETTVSLDGDSAAVSGDGATADGSTVTITAPGTYRISGTLDDGQVVVSSEADGVVRLVLDGADITSSTGSAIAVTQADDVSVVLADGSSNNLTDATTYADTGEDAPNAALFSSDAMVISGTGSLNVTGRSNDGIASKDGLVIADGDITVTAVDDGVRGKDYLVLTGGTVDVDAEGDGLKADNEDGTNEDGETVGYAALLGGEVTVASGDDGVHAESELVVDGAAVTVSEAVEGLEAAHILVAGGTVDVTSSDDGFNAAGGTSTTSDEAATSDATDEAPTEAEAPQGGGMPGEAAGDFSLVITGGDVTVDAGGDGLDSNGTLTVSGGDVTVFGPTSAGNGTLDSAGALTVDGGTLLAIGTSSMLQTPGDGSEGWVAATFDTLSAGTELTVVDASGTAVATVTLAKDTQSVVLASPDVTAGEEYTIQAGGADVATVTAGEAPASTGMGGGRP; encoded by the coding sequence ATGAAGATTCGCCGACCCCACCCCGTCCTGACCGCAACACTCTCCGGCGCCCTCGTGCTCGGCGTCCTCGCCGGGTGCAGCACGGCCGCCACCGAGTCCACGAGCGGAACGAGCACGACCACCACCACGACCACCTCCGACGTCGCGAGCACCGTTTCCGACGCCCTCGTCGGCAACGAGGACTACACCGCCCTCGCCGCCCTCGCCGACGAGACCTGGGACACCTCCACCGAGACCACCGTCTCGCTCGACGGCGACAGCGCTGCCGTCTCGGGGGACGGCGCCACCGCCGACGGCTCCACCGTCACCATCACCGCCCCCGGCACGTACCGGATCAGCGGCACCCTGGACGACGGCCAGGTGGTCGTGAGCTCCGAAGCCGACGGCGTGGTGCGGCTCGTGCTCGACGGCGCCGACATCACCAGCTCGACCGGCTCCGCGATCGCGGTCACCCAGGCGGACGACGTGTCGGTCGTCCTGGCGGACGGATCGTCGAACAACCTCACCGACGCCACGACGTACGCGGACACCGGCGAGGATGCGCCCAATGCGGCCCTGTTCTCGTCCGACGCCATGGTGATCTCCGGCACGGGCTCGCTGAACGTCACCGGCCGTTCGAACGACGGCATCGCCTCCAAGGACGGCCTCGTGATCGCGGACGGCGACATCACCGTCACCGCGGTGGACGACGGCGTGCGCGGCAAGGACTACCTGGTCCTGACCGGCGGCACGGTCGACGTCGACGCGGAAGGCGACGGCCTGAAGGCGGACAACGAGGACGGGACCAACGAGGACGGCGAGACCGTCGGCTACGCGGCGCTCCTCGGCGGAGAGGTGACCGTCGCGTCCGGCGACGACGGTGTGCACGCCGAGAGCGAGCTTGTGGTGGACGGCGCCGCGGTCACGGTCTCCGAGGCCGTCGAGGGCCTGGAGGCCGCGCACATCCTGGTCGCGGGCGGCACGGTAGACGTCACTTCGTCCGACGACGGCTTCAACGCGGCGGGCGGCACGAGCACGACGTCGGACGAGGCCGCGACGTCGGACGCCACCGACGAGGCTCCCACCGAGGCCGAGGCGCCGCAGGGCGGCGGTATGCCGGGCGAAGCCGCGGGCGACTTCTCGCTCGTGATCACGGGTGGCGACGTGACGGTCGACGCCGGGGGCGACGGCCTGGACTCGAACGGGACGCTGACCGTCTCGGGCGGTGACGTGACGGTGTTCGGCCCGACAAGCGCGGGCAACGGCACCCTCGACAGCGCTGGCGCGCTCACGGTGGACGGCGGCACGCTGCTCGCGATCGGGACGTCGAGCATGCTGCAGACGCCGGGCGACGGCTCAGAGGGCTGGGTCGCGGCGACCTTCGACACGCTGAGCGCGGGCACCGAGCTGACCGTGGTCGACGCGTCCGGGACCGCGGTCGCCACGGTGACGCTGGCCAAGGACACCCAGTCGGTGGTCCTGGCTTCGCCCGACGTGACCGCGGGCGAGGAGTACACCATCCAGGCGGGCGGCGCAGACGTCGCGACCGTGACGGCGGGCGAGGCGCCGGCGAGCACCGGTATGGGTGGCGGGCGGCCCTGA
- a CDS encoding transglutaminase domain-containing protein has protein sequence MPAPTLFDYSDHSPYSNPGNHAGFFGELSTDPEDLHRFVCSAVVHYRAGGPQLTAAQKPDPDRRWVMSILDAAEARAPLDGPRAPAQQVAGCCRDHTLLTLGVLRTHGIPARSRIGFAKYFTPGWHADHVVGERWDGERWVRFDSELDNQDFDFDVHDMPTGPGAPYITAAEAWLAIRAGAADPATFGVGPDLPHLSGKDFVRYYVLYEVAHRHRDELLLWDLWGPELGTRYVREAAGGQAATWVQEAGLPGTDVSDAEFDAVADELAHLLVAADGGDGEAADQLAELYREDTRLHPGEQVLTLSPTGHAGITDLSAH, from the coding sequence ATGCCCGCGCCCACGCTCTTCGACTACTCGGACCACAGTCCGTACTCGAACCCCGGAAATCACGCAGGGTTTTTCGGCGAGCTGAGCACCGATCCGGAAGACCTGCACCGGTTCGTCTGCTCCGCCGTCGTGCACTACCGGGCCGGAGGCCCGCAGCTGACCGCAGCACAAAAGCCCGACCCGGACCGGCGCTGGGTGATGTCGATCCTCGATGCGGCCGAGGCACGCGCGCCGCTCGACGGGCCGCGCGCACCCGCGCAACAGGTGGCCGGCTGCTGCCGCGACCACACCCTGCTGACCCTCGGCGTGCTGCGCACGCACGGCATCCCCGCGCGGTCCCGGATCGGGTTCGCCAAGTACTTCACGCCCGGCTGGCACGCTGACCACGTGGTGGGCGAGCGCTGGGACGGCGAGCGCTGGGTGCGGTTCGACTCGGAGCTGGACAACCAGGACTTCGACTTCGACGTGCACGACATGCCCACGGGCCCGGGGGCGCCGTACATCACGGCCGCCGAGGCGTGGCTGGCGATCCGCGCCGGGGCGGCCGATCCGGCGACGTTCGGGGTGGGTCCGGACCTGCCGCACCTGAGCGGCAAGGACTTCGTCCGCTACTACGTGCTGTACGAGGTGGCGCACCGGCACCGCGACGAGCTGCTGCTCTGGGACCTGTGGGGGCCGGAGCTGGGTACGCGCTACGTCCGCGAGGCCGCGGGCGGCCAGGCGGCGACCTGGGTCCAGGAGGCGGGCCTGCCGGGCACCGATGTGTCCGACGCCGAGTTCGACGCCGTCGCCGACGAGCTTGCCCACCTGCTCGTCGCGGCCGACGGCGGCGACGGTGAGGCCGCCGACCAGCTCGCCGAGCTCTATCGCGAGGACACCCGGCTGCACCCGGGCGAGCAGGTGCTCACGCTCTCCCCCACGGGCCACGCCGGCATCACGGACCTCTCGGCCCACTGA
- a CDS encoding Sir2 family NAD-dependent protein deacetylase, whose protein sequence is MDDAVEVLAGLRITALTGAGVSTDSGIPDYRGPDSPPRSPMTYQQFVGDEEFRRHYWARNHVGWAHVDRTSPNAGHRALVRLEEREILAGIITQNVDLLHEDAGSRNVIDLHGRYDRVICLSCGRVISRAHLAERLDALNPGFLESVGDVADIEIAPDADAVIESTAHFQPAPCEFCGGMLKPEIVYFGENVPRERVQRAFALVDGAGALLVAGSSLTVMSGLRFVRHAAEAGKPVVIVNRGITRGDKYATVKIDAGTSEILEDLANRL, encoded by the coding sequence GTGGACGACGCCGTCGAGGTGCTCGCCGGCCTGCGGATCACCGCGCTCACGGGCGCCGGGGTCTCGACCGACTCCGGCATCCCCGACTACCGCGGCCCTGACTCCCCGCCGCGCAGCCCCATGACCTACCAGCAGTTCGTCGGCGACGAGGAGTTCCGCCGGCACTACTGGGCTCGCAACCACGTGGGCTGGGCGCACGTGGACCGCACCTCGCCGAACGCCGGGCACCGGGCGCTCGTGCGGCTCGAGGAGCGCGAGATCCTCGCCGGGATCATCACCCAGAACGTGGACCTGCTCCACGAGGACGCGGGCTCCCGCAACGTCATCGACCTGCACGGACGCTACGACCGCGTGATCTGCCTGAGCTGCGGCCGGGTCATCTCGCGCGCGCACCTCGCCGAGCGGCTCGACGCCCTCAACCCGGGTTTCCTGGAGTCGGTCGGTGACGTCGCGGACATCGAGATCGCGCCCGACGCCGACGCCGTCATCGAGTCCACCGCGCACTTCCAGCCCGCGCCCTGCGAGTTCTGCGGGGGAATGCTCAAGCCGGAGATCGTCTACTTCGGCGAGAACGTGCCGCGCGAGCGAGTGCAGCGGGCGTTCGCGCTGGTCGACGGCGCCGGGGCGCTGCTCGTCGCCGGCTCGTCATTGACCGTGATGAGCGGGCTCCGGTTCGTGCGGCACGCGGCCGAGGCGGGCAAGCCCGTCGTCATCGTGAACCGCGGGATCACCCGGGGCGACAAGTACGCGACGGTAAAGATCGATGCAGGCACCAGCGAGATCCTAGAAGACCTCGCCAACCGCCTCTGA
- a CDS encoding L-histidine N(alpha)-methyltransferase, which produces MAQHLPLVTDECVHLVSLGVGTGAKDGMFLETMRRANPSMLYIPIDMSAEMLRTGSRTAVREAHFPLDRSLGLQIDLSLDGNLEELKLFLDRLVGDEAILYSLVGNTVANFDDDGEFLNGLAQVLRPQDRMLVEFASTENLSQEAVRAAEAEYRQTRGFVEFVASAVRYNTDLKIDLDQIRFAGSVENESILLKVYWQNVGGEALRMLIPGSRPIHLEPQDTIRLYTTRKYTSERIDQLVAGAGLRTTHMQRERFRHTQRPSPFGLELRLVARDENARVTLPTFDVWK; this is translated from the coding sequence GTGGCGCAGCATCTCCCCCTCGTCACGGACGAGTGCGTGCACCTGGTCAGCCTCGGCGTCGGGACCGGGGCCAAGGACGGGATGTTCCTGGAGACGATGCGGCGGGCCAACCCGTCGATGCTCTACATCCCGATAGACATGAGCGCCGAGATGCTCCGCACCGGCTCCCGCACCGCCGTCCGGGAGGCGCACTTCCCCCTGGACCGGTCCCTCGGCCTGCAGATCGATCTCTCCCTGGACGGCAACCTCGAGGAGCTGAAGCTGTTCCTCGACCGCCTCGTCGGCGACGAGGCGATCCTCTACTCGCTCGTCGGCAACACGGTGGCCAACTTCGACGACGACGGCGAGTTCCTGAACGGTCTTGCCCAGGTGCTCCGCCCGCAGGACCGGATGCTCGTCGAGTTCGCCAGCACGGAGAACCTGTCCCAGGAGGCCGTGCGCGCCGCCGAGGCCGAGTACCGCCAGACCCGTGGGTTCGTGGAGTTCGTCGCGAGCGCCGTCCGCTACAACACCGACCTCAAGATCGACCTCGACCAGATCCGGTTCGCCGGGTCGGTCGAGAACGAGAGCATCCTGCTCAAGGTGTACTGGCAGAACGTCGGCGGGGAGGCCCTCCGCATGCTCATCCCCGGCAGCCGCCCGATCCACCTCGAACCGCAGGACACGATCCGGCTGTACACGACCAGGAAGTACACGTCCGAGCGGATCGACCAGCTCGTCGCCGGTGCGGGCCTGCGGACCACGCACATGCAGCGCGAACGCTTCCGGCACACGCAGCGGCCCAGCCCGTTCGGCCTGGAGCTGCGTCTCGTTGCCCGCGACGAGAACGCCCGGGTCACCCTGCCGACGTTCGACGTGTGGAAGTGA
- a CDS encoding nucleoside deaminase, producing the protein MEGLSALSVVERRAYWERWVGAALDEARRALDTGDVPVGALVLDGAGRVIGVGHNEREATGDPTAHAEVLAMRAAAAVRGEWRLTGCTLVVTLEPCPMCAGALVQARVERLVLGAWDPKAGATGSVWDLVRDQRALHEVEVLGGVREDECGALLREFFEARRG; encoded by the coding sequence ATCGAAGGGCTGAGCGCGCTGAGCGTCGTGGAGCGCCGCGCGTACTGGGAGCGCTGGGTCGGTGCCGCGCTCGACGAGGCCCGCCGCGCCCTCGACACCGGCGACGTGCCGGTCGGTGCCCTGGTGCTCGACGGCGCGGGGCGGGTGATCGGCGTCGGGCACAACGAACGGGAAGCGACAGGCGACCCGACCGCCCATGCCGAGGTGCTCGCGATGCGGGCCGCGGCCGCCGTACGCGGCGAGTGGCGCCTGACCGGCTGCACGCTCGTGGTGACGCTGGAACCCTGCCCGATGTGCGCGGGCGCGCTCGTCCAGGCGCGGGTAGAGCGACTGGTCCTCGGCGCGTGGGACCCGAAGGCCGGCGCCACCGGCTCCGTCTGGGACCTGGTGCGCGACCAGCGCGCGCTGCACGAGGTCGAGGTGCTCGGCGGCGTCCGCGAGGACGAGTGCGGGGCGCTGCTCCGGGAGTTCTTCGAGGCTCGGCGGGGCTGA
- the upp gene encoding uracil phosphoribosyltransferase, with product MRLHVVDHPLVAHKLTVLRDETTDSPTFRLLVDELVTLLAYEATREIATEPHEVRTPITTMTGTRLASPPPLVVPILRAGLGMLDGMSRLLPTAEVGFLGLVRDEETFKAVTYANRLPDDLTGRHVFLIDPMLATGGTLVAAIDYVLERGAREVTAVCLLAAPEGIQALEEHVGDRANLSVVVAAVDERLNEKAYIVPGLGDAGDRLYGIV from the coding sequence ATGCGCCTCCACGTCGTTGACCACCCCCTGGTCGCCCACAAGCTGACCGTCCTGCGGGACGAGACCACCGACTCGCCCACCTTCCGCCTGCTCGTCGACGAGCTCGTCACGCTCCTGGCCTACGAGGCCACCCGGGAGATCGCCACCGAGCCGCACGAGGTACGGACGCCCATCACCACCATGACCGGCACGCGGCTCGCGTCCCCGCCGCCGCTCGTGGTGCCGATCCTGCGCGCCGGTCTGGGCATGCTGGACGGGATGAGCCGCCTGCTCCCGACCGCCGAGGTCGGTTTCCTCGGTCTGGTGCGCGACGAGGAGACGTTCAAGGCCGTCACGTACGCGAACCGCCTGCCCGACGACCTCACGGGCCGGCACGTGTTCCTCATCGACCCGATGCTCGCCACCGGCGGCACGCTGGTCGCCGCCATCGACTACGTGCTGGAGCGGGGCGCCCGCGAGGTGACCGCGGTCTGCCTGCTGGCCGCCCCGGAGGGCATCCAGGCCCTGGAGGAGCACGTGGGTGACCGCGCAAACCTGTCCGTCGTGGTGGCGGCCGTGGACGAGCGCCTCAACGAGAAGGCCTACATCGTGCCGGGTCTGGGAGACGCCGGCGACCGGCTGTACGGCATCGTCTGA